Part of the Candidatus Hydrogenedentota bacterium genome is shown below.
ACCCCCTGCACAAACTCTTCCCGCCTCACAACATGCACAACAACGCAACCGGCTCGCCCCACATAACCCAATGTTTGCTTTGCCTTCCCTGAAAAAGTACCATGGCGTCCATTCTTTGGCGGCCTCCGGGCCACAACACACGACACGGGTGACAGCTTATGAAATGGGTCCGGTGGCTGTATGACTGGGTGATGCGGTGGGCGGACACGCCCTACGGCATGGCGGCGCTGGTGGTGCTGGCGTTTGCGGAGTCGAGTTTTTTCCCCATCCCCCCGGACGTGCTGCTGATAGCGCTGTGCCTGGGCAGCCCGAACAAATGGATGCGTTTCGCCCTGGCGTGCACGCTGGCCTCGGTGGCGGGTGCAATCGCCGGGTACGCCATCGGCTGGGGTGTCTGGCACACGGTGGACGAGTTCTTCTTCGCCTATGTGCCCGGATTCACCCGGGAGACCTTTGACTATGTCGCCGGACTGTATGATCAGTACAACTTCTGGATCGTCTTCGCGGCGGCGTTCACGCCCATCCCGTTCAAGGTCATCACCATCGCAGCGGGCGTGTGCGGGATCAACTTCCCGATGTTTGTCATCGCCTCGCTGGTGGGGCGTTCCGCGCGCTTTTTCCTTGTTTCGGGCCTGTTGCGTATTTTTGGCAGGCCCATCCAGCGCTTCATTGACCGCTGGTTCAACATTCTGACCGTCATTTTCATGGTGCTGCTCGTGGGCGGGTTCGTCCTGCTGAAGATGTTCGTCGAGCACTAACCATCCCCGGGAACGCCAATCCCCTGATTGGCCTCTTGAAAAAGGCGAACAAGTTAACCGATAGGCGAGATCTTCTTTTCTTGCTCTTGCTCTTGCTCTTGCTCCAAATCCTGCCATTGCCCCCAGGGATGTCCAAAGAATAGACCGACCGGCCCGCACTCTATCCCTGATGCTGCCGGATGGACTTTGCATCCGGGGAGCAAGAGCAGGAGCAAGAGCAAGAGCAAGAAAAAAAACGAATGCCACTGTGCCAACCGGCTAAGCGGTTACCCGAAAAAATGGTACACTTTGGCATCCCGCCCCCCAGACCCGGCGGGGAAAGGCGCATTGAATGCCCGCGCGCAGCCTGTACGCGAAACTCATTAAAAGATTGCGGCGCTCGTTTCCCGACGCCGACCTGACGGTGGTGCAGGACGCCTACCGTGTGGCGGAGGCCGCGCACCGGAACCAGGTTCGCGCCTCGGGCGACCCGTACATCACGCACACGGTGAACACGGCCATCATCCTCGCAAACCTGGGTCTGGACCCCGTGACCTGCGCGGCGGGCCTGCTCCACGACGTGCTCGAAGACACGTCCGTGACCCGCGCGGAGCTCCAGGCGAAGTTCGGCAAGGAAATCACCGCCGTGGTCGAGGGGGTCACCAAGATCAACCAGTTGAGTTTCCGGGACGACCTGCCCACGCTGGAGATGAAGCAGGCGCAGAACATCCGGAAAATGCTTGTGGCGACGGCGCAGGACCTGCGGGTCATCATGATCAAGATGGCGGACCGGCTGCACAACATGCGGACCCTGGAGTTTCTGGACCCGGAGCGGCGGGAGCGCATCTCCCGCGAGACCCTGGACATCTACGCGCCGCTGGCGCACCGTCTGGGCATATCGAGCTGGAAGTGGGAGATGGAGGACCACGCCTTCCACCACCTGATGCCGGACACCTACAAGGAAATCGCCCGCATGGTGGCGATGAAGCGCCACGAGCGCGAGGTGTACCTGATGCAGACGGTGGCCCTGCTGGAGAAGAAGCTTTTGGAGGCCGAGGTGGCCGCCACGGTCATCGGCCGGCCCAAGCACCTCTACAGCATCTACGAGAAAATGACCGGCCAGGGCAAGGACTTCTCGCAGGTCCTCGACGTGCTGGGCATCCGCATCATCACGCAGACCGACGCGGGCTGCTACAACGCCCTGGGCGCGGTCCACAGCCTCTGGACGCCGATCCCCGGACGCCTCAAAGACTACATCGCCATGCCGAAACTGAACATGTACCAGGCGATCCACACGACGGTGATGCGCGAGAACGGGCGGCCCATGGAGGTCCAAATCCGCTCGGAGGAGATGGACCGCACCGCCCGCGAGGGCATCGCCGCGCATTGGCGCTACAAGGAGGGCGGGCGCGACGACGAGAAACTGGACAACCAGGTGGCCTGGCTGCGGCGCATGCACGAGTGGCTGAAGGACGCCGGGGGCCAGGAAGGGCTCATGGACAGCATGCGGCGCGACTTTAAGTCCTCCTTCCTGTACGTGTTCACCCCGCGCGGCGAGGTGAAGGAGCTGCCCCAGGGGGCCACGCCGCTGGACTTCGCCTACCTCATCCACTCCCATGTGGGCCACCACTGCATCGGCGCGCGGGTGAACGCGAAAATGGTGCCCCTGCGCTACAACCTCCAGACGGGCGACATGGTGGAGATTCTCACCTCGAAGAACCAGGAGCCCCACCGCGACTGGCTCGACGTGGTCGTCACGGGCCGGGCGCGGACGCGCATCCGCCAGCGCCTGCGCGAAATCGGCGAGATGGCCCCCGTCGAGGAGCGCCCGCAGGAGCACAAGCCCCGCGCGGCGCACCCGCCGGGGCGCATGCCCGCCAAGCCCGCCGCGGTGCGCGAGGTGGACGACGCGACGCGTCAGAAACTGATCCGCATCGAGGGGCTGAAGGGGATGGCGGTGCAGTTCGCCAAATGCTGCAACCCCATGCCGGGCCACCGCGTCACGGGCTATGTCACGAAAACCCCGGGCATCTCGGTGCACCGGGCGGACTGCCGCAGTTTCCTGCGGACGGCCCGCGACCCGGGCCGGATTGTCGAGGCGGCGTGGGAGGGCGAGGGGAGCTTCGTGGCCACCATCCGCGTGGTGACGCGGCGGCGCCCGAACCTGCTGGCGGACATCACCAACGTGCTGCGCCCGCTGAACATAGACATCACGGGCGCGCATTTCGCCCCGGAGGACCGGGAGCGGAACAATTTCGACTTCTCCTTCGAGACGGGGGACCACAAGACCATCGCCCGCGCCCTCCAGGCGGTGCTCACGGTGCCCGGCGTGTACGAGGCGTCGCAGGTGGACATGAAGGACCGGCG
Proteins encoded:
- a CDS encoding DedA family protein; the encoded protein is MKWVRWLYDWVMRWADTPYGMAALVVLAFAESSFFPIPPDVLLIALCLGSPNKWMRFALACTLASVAGAIAGYAIGWGVWHTVDEFFFAYVPGFTRETFDYVAGLYDQYNFWIVFAAAFTPIPFKVITIAAGVCGINFPMFVIASLVGRSARFFLVSGLLRIFGRPIQRFIDRWFNILTVIFMVLLVGGFVLLKMFVEH
- a CDS encoding bifunctional (p)ppGpp synthetase/guanosine-3',5'-bis(diphosphate) 3'-pyrophosphohydrolase → MPARSLYAKLIKRLRRSFPDADLTVVQDAYRVAEAAHRNQVRASGDPYITHTVNTAIILANLGLDPVTCAAGLLHDVLEDTSVTRAELQAKFGKEITAVVEGVTKINQLSFRDDLPTLEMKQAQNIRKMLVATAQDLRVIMIKMADRLHNMRTLEFLDPERRERISRETLDIYAPLAHRLGISSWKWEMEDHAFHHLMPDTYKEIARMVAMKRHEREVYLMQTVALLEKKLLEAEVAATVIGRPKHLYSIYEKMTGQGKDFSQVLDVLGIRIITQTDAGCYNALGAVHSLWTPIPGRLKDYIAMPKLNMYQAIHTTVMRENGRPMEVQIRSEEMDRTAREGIAAHWRYKEGGRDDEKLDNQVAWLRRMHEWLKDAGGQEGLMDSMRRDFKSSFLYVFTPRGEVKELPQGATPLDFAYLIHSHVGHHCIGARVNAKMVPLRYNLQTGDMVEILTSKNQEPHRDWLDVVVTGRARTRIRQRLREIGEMAPVEERPQEHKPRAAHPPGRMPAKPAAVREVDDATRQKLIRIEGLKGMAVQFAKCCNPMPGHRVTGYVTKTPGISVHRADCRSFLRTARDPGRIVEAAWEGEGSFVATIRVVTRRRPNLLADITNVLRPLNIDITGAHFAPEDRERNNFDFSFETGDHKTIARALQAVLTVPGVYEASQVDMKDRREEAPKPAPGGGRTPLRETG